The following proteins are encoded in a genomic region of Fervidobacterium pennivorans DSM 9078:
- a CDS encoding GLUG motif-containing protein, translated as MRKFYWVALGLTILLVLFSCTQKPVTGPVSVKVNVNLLSSTTVKAFEPRLTGYFSDIEKIYLTVKDSSNQTILSTETTNKTNPSFSFTLPNAGTYSFYVEAKRSDNTRVFTGQKENVTITTGNNEVVIDGILVNGTLKANVEIDSTVWERYNVDSAVLEFKKDIATEWTQKSLTISSTKTMVEELLYPSMYTVRFKISLIAKDQYTIPENWSNMSNPAQVTIPIDPDRVRNVTFKVVFDSERNEPQVIAVLTQITLPYAPEVSNLTAVWNKISNELILSWNYEEQNATFYIYKELKDNDNNTYYEYVGNTQNKTFTIVNFTQSEYDRINGIAINAVVDDKESGLKVLEKTQITELQVPNAPGNVAGSYEDYSQKLTLTWDAVSGQDVKYKVYKKLATDNDFILVQDNITTTTITIDLPLTEWNNLEKVAVSAYNNDGESQKTELEKSNITLSDFAGGSGTADEPYLIGNARQLQNIGKSEYLNTGKYFKLIADIDLTGVTWTPIGTYSSNLSTSAFVGVFDGNGHKIMNISFNDTTKSNVGLFGYLYNATVTNLIIENANITAKQYVGALSGCAKNSTVEKVGVRNSILRAENSYYAYVGGLIGDVNADNSSTNTMIIRQCFASNVTVSAPNYDNARAGGLLGRFYANAVETGTIENCYATGTVNFMSTTSSNIGGLIGLVSKNTTYGGSVKIANCYAAVAPNMSGNANWKGFIGGSSVPATSDSGNNFFDTDVAGETAGSASASLQTGKPTSEMKQQATFSGWDFTNIWKIDEGNDYPRLKWEF; from the coding sequence ATGAGAAAGTTTTACTGGGTAGCTTTAGGTTTAACGATTTTACTGGTGCTTTTCTCTTGTACACAAAAACCTGTGACGGGTCCTGTTTCAGTTAAAGTTAACGTGAACTTACTGAGTTCAACAACTGTAAAAGCCTTCGAACCACGTTTAACAGGATACTTCTCCGACATTGAAAAGATTTACCTCACGGTCAAAGACTCAAGCAACCAAACCATTCTTTCAACGGAAACCACAAACAAGACAAACCCATCGTTCAGTTTTACACTTCCAAATGCAGGAACTTATAGCTTCTATGTTGAGGCAAAGCGTTCGGACAACACAAGAGTTTTCACAGGACAGAAAGAAAATGTAACGATTACAACCGGAAACAACGAGGTGGTAATCGATGGAATTCTTGTCAACGGAACATTGAAAGCAAACGTAGAAATCGATAGCACGGTATGGGAAAGATACAATGTAGATAGTGCGGTGCTTGAGTTTAAGAAAGACATAGCGACAGAATGGACACAAAAGAGCTTAACAATATCCAGTACAAAAACAATGGTAGAAGAATTACTCTATCCATCAATGTACACGGTTAGATTCAAAATTAGCTTAATTGCTAAGGACCAATATACAATTCCAGAAAATTGGAGTAACATGTCAAATCCTGCACAAGTGACGATTCCAATCGACCCAGATAGAGTAAGAAACGTCACATTTAAAGTTGTCTTCGATTCTGAAAGAAATGAACCCCAGGTGATTGCCGTTCTAACGCAGATAACACTCCCGTATGCACCAGAAGTGAGCAATCTCACGGCAGTTTGGAACAAAATCAGTAATGAACTTATACTCTCATGGAACTACGAAGAGCAGAATGCAACATTCTATATTTACAAAGAGCTCAAAGATAACGATAACAACACATATTACGAATATGTTGGCAATACGCAAAACAAGACATTTACTATTGTTAACTTCACACAAAGCGAATATGACAGAATAAACGGTATTGCAATCAACGCGGTTGTAGATGACAAGGAAAGTGGATTGAAAGTGCTTGAAAAAACACAAATCACAGAATTGCAAGTTCCAAACGCTCCAGGTAACGTAGCAGGAAGTTATGAAGACTACTCACAAAAGCTCACACTCACTTGGGATGCTGTTTCAGGACAAGATGTAAAATACAAAGTCTACAAGAAGCTAGCAACAGATAATGACTTCATTCTTGTTCAAGATAACATCACTACAACAACCATTACAATTGACCTTCCATTGACTGAGTGGAACAACCTTGAAAAAGTAGCAGTTAGTGCATACAACAACGATGGCGAAAGTCAAAAGACAGAACTTGAAAAATCAAACATTACACTCTCTGACTTTGCTGGTGGAAGTGGAACGGCAGATGAGCCATACCTCATAGGAAATGCAAGGCAGTTGCAGAATATAGGCAAGTCTGAATATTTGAATACAGGTAAATATTTCAAACTGATAGCCGATATTGACCTTACAGGTGTAACTTGGACACCGATTGGAACATATAGCTCAAATCTTTCAACAAGTGCATTTGTTGGAGTGTTTGATGGAAATGGGCACAAAATCATGAATATATCTTTCAACGATACTACAAAGAGCAATGTAGGTTTGTTTGGGTATCTCTACAATGCGACGGTGACGAATTTGATAATTGAGAATGCAAATATTACAGCAAAGCAATATGTCGGAGCTCTTTCTGGTTGTGCAAAAAACTCTACTGTTGAAAAAGTTGGTGTAAGAAATTCAATTTTGAGAGCTGAAAACAGTTACTATGCTTACGTTGGAGGTTTAATAGGTGATGTTAATGCGGATAATTCCTCAACGAATACAATGATTATTCGTCAATGTTTTGCAAGCAATGTGACAGTATCAGCTCCGAATTACGACAATGCACGTGCAGGAGGATTGCTAGGAAGGTTCTACGCTAATGCAGTTGAAACAGGAACTATTGAAAATTGTTATGCCACAGGAACAGTGAATTTCATGTCAACGACGAGTTCCAACATAGGTGGTTTAATTGGGCTTGTGTCCAAGAACACAACTTATGGAGGCTCAGTCAAGATAGCGAACTGCTATGCCGCTGTTGCTCCAAATATGAGTGGTAATGCTAACTGGAAAGGTTTCATAGGCGGTAGTAGTGTTCCTGCTACATCTGATAGTGGTAATAACTTTTTTGATACAGACGTTGCAGGAGAAACAGCTGGTTCTGCTTCAGCCAGTTTGCAAACAGGTAAACCAACATCCGAAATGAAGCAGCAAGCAACATTCTCTGGCTGGGACTTTACGAACATCTGGAAAATCGATGAAGGAAACGACTATCCAAGATTGAAATGGGAATTTTAA
- a CDS encoding thermonuclease family protein, which translates to MTNKLKIVVSSLAVISAFVLVLTSCSVTFTNTHLFQKSYAVSVTINLPTDVLNTSKSSNALPYSFSNKQISMVQITILESGSVVETKNATQLGNFTFNLAPGTYTFDVKTYFKDSNQDKLYFYGSSTSTVDAQNTNIIIDTKLASGTIHLNVLPTDITFFTEHATVTLQKLNGTAVQFTQVVGKPSGNLAVEVYPGIWQVTTEGILTSQTNSNDKRYSKVQQSRLVFVDVSEDEQIVEKLLVPSESDIGSLLYVNTADVHDGDTFKVGTQSYRLIGIDAPEVQTGSKPRGEYADESTEFLKSFVSSGNGYVRIINKGIDSYGRYLVYLLNNTGEKFYPEESLKNGLSRPLLYQENVDERFTPRIVDAYKLAYQNRKGIFSKYESAQIVEQSTQDKDSYVGKIVWLKGQITNISKDSTGKYTLTLDDGWATVELRKEEYDYFVAPFDMYSLNNKLVKFYGELWPGNTSGTYKILLRASFEVVFIN; encoded by the coding sequence GTGACAAACAAACTAAAAATTGTAGTTTCTTCCTTGGCAGTAATTTCAGCTTTTGTGTTAGTTTTGACTTCATGTTCTGTAACCTTTACCAATACACATCTCTTTCAAAAGAGTTATGCGGTGAGTGTTACTATAAACCTTCCAACGGATGTTTTAAATACAAGTAAATCAAGCAATGCATTACCTTATTCCTTTTCTAACAAGCAAATTTCGATGGTGCAGATTACTATTTTGGAATCAGGTTCTGTTGTTGAAACAAAAAATGCAACCCAATTAGGGAACTTCACTTTTAACTTAGCACCTGGAACATACACTTTCGACGTAAAAACTTACTTTAAAGATTCAAATCAAGACAAATTGTATTTCTATGGTTCTTCAACTTCCACAGTTGATGCACAAAATACTAATATAATAATCGACACAAAACTTGCTTCAGGAACAATACACCTGAATGTATTACCAACGGATATAACATTTTTTACTGAACATGCGACAGTGACTCTCCAAAAACTCAACGGAACTGCTGTTCAATTTACGCAAGTCGTAGGTAAGCCCTCTGGAAATTTGGCTGTAGAAGTTTACCCTGGTATCTGGCAAGTTACCACGGAAGGAATTCTTACTTCGCAAACAAATTCGAATGATAAAAGATATTCCAAGGTTCAACAAAGCAGGCTTGTCTTTGTTGATGTTTCCGAAGATGAACAAATCGTTGAAAAGCTTCTTGTTCCTTCGGAAAGTGACATCGGAAGTTTGTTATACGTAAATACTGCAGATGTCCATGACGGGGATACGTTCAAGGTAGGGACACAGTCATATAGATTGATAGGCATCGATGCTCCGGAAGTCCAAACAGGTTCAAAACCAAGAGGAGAATACGCTGATGAATCAACAGAATTTCTTAAAAGCTTCGTTTCATCCGGAAATGGATACGTTCGTATTATTAATAAAGGAATAGACAGTTATGGAAGATATTTAGTCTACCTTCTTAACAACACTGGAGAAAAATTTTATCCGGAAGAATCTCTGAAAAACGGACTTTCAAGGCCTTTACTTTACCAAGAAAATGTTGATGAAAGGTTCACACCACGCATTGTAGATGCTTACAAATTAGCGTATCAAAATAGAAAAGGTATATTCTCTAAATATGAAAGTGCACAGATTGTTGAACAATCAACTCAAGACAAAGACAGCTATGTGGGAAAAATCGTATGGCTAAAAGGGCAAATTACGAACATTTCAAAAGATTCCACGGGTAAATACACATTGACACTCGACGATGGATGGGCAACAGTTGAGTTGCGCAAAGAGGAATACGATTACTTCGTTGCTCCATTCGATATGTATTCTTTGAATAACAAACTTGTCAAGTTTTACGGAGAGCTTTGGCCCGGTAATACGAGTGGAACATATAAAATCCTTTTGAGAGCATCGTTTGAAGTAGTTTTTATTAACTGA